Within the Thermosynechococcaceae cyanobacterium Okahandja genome, the region TCTGCTGGTTATGGTGAGTAGCCTTTTAGTAGGTGTGGCGGTTGATCACCTGTTGCGGCCATTATCTCCCCGTCGGCTCAGGCACCACGAAGCTGCTCCCTTATCAGCACGGCAGCGCCCACAACTCATGTCCCGTCGGCAGTCTAGCGATATTGAACGCTACTTCTAGGAGGCAGCGCATGAGTCAGACGCTTTACCTGTCGCGCCAAGGGTGTCATGTGTCTCTTGAGGCAGAGTACATTATTGTTCGCCACCAGAAAAATCTTATACACCAAGTTCAACTGCCGCTCATTGACCTGATTTTGATCTTTGGTTACTCACAACTGACCACCCAGCTCATTCGTGCCTGTTTACAGCGGGGAGTCACCATTGCCTACCTCTCTAAGTCAGGGTATTGTTATGGCCGTTTATTGCCTTTGCAACGGTCTTACCCTACTTTCATTGGCTTACAAGCGCAGTTGAGTGATGCCCAAAAACTGTTTGTTGCCCAGCAACTCATTCATGCCAAGCTACGCAACTGCCGCGTTATTTTGATGCGCCAGCAACGACGGCGATTTTCTCCCAGCCTTGAACTAA harbors:
- the csx18 gene encoding CRISPR-associated protein Csx18 — protein: MPPYTVFSFIRSLIVACCNGFFTLVILLIAPLGLAAVVMTTLLVMVSSLLVGVAVDHLLRPLSPRRLRHHEAAPLSARQRPQLMSRRQSSDIERYF